Genomic segment of Planctomycetaceae bacterium:
CGCTCGGCAGAAGAGGCATTTGCCGGTATCAATCCGCAGCGACGCCTTGCCTTCGATCATCTGCGGCTGAAGCGCGCCGCTGGGGCACAGGTCGCCGCACCCGGCACAGGCGCCGCCGGTGCATGTGGGCGAGATCACCGGCCGACCCGCGAAGCGGTCCGGCAGGACCGGCGCCGGTCCGGCGGGGTATTTCATCGTGCGATGCTTCTGAGCAAGTCGTTCTCGTATCACGCGCAGCACGGGCTACCTCACAGATCGTGTCCGCAGTAGGACAGATTAAAGCTCTTGTTGCACAGGGGAAAGTCGCTGATCTGCTGGTCGCGCAACGCCATCGCCAGGCCGAACCAGTTGTGGAACGACGGGTCGACGACCTTGTACGCGGCGATGCGACCCTGGGCGTCAGTGGCCATCGCGTGACAAATCTCGCCCCGCCAGCCTTCCACCAGCGTCACGACCATCTTGCCCGTGGCCGCCGCCCCCGGCTCGTTGGCCGGCGCGCCGGCGGGCAAGGCCCGGAGCTGGTCTCGCACGAACTCGAACGACCGCTGGATTTCCTGCCACCGCACGTACGCGCGGGCGAAACAGTCGCCGCTGTGCCAGGTCGCCACCGGCAGCGTCGCGAAGCGGTAGATGCCGTACGCGTGGTTGAACCGCACGTCGCGCTCGAGCCCGCAGGCGCGGGCGGCGGGTCCCACCAGGCCGATCTGCTCTGCCGTCTCGGCGCTGACCGCGCCGGTGCCCTCGAACCGAGCCAGGACCGACGGGGCCTCGAACATCAACTCGACCGCTGAGCGAACATCTTTCTCCACAGCCTCAAGCAAGGCGAGCATGGCGTCGGCCCGCTCGTGGTCCAGGTCCCACGCGACCCCGCCGGGGCGGATGAGCCCGCGCCCGAAGCGGTTGCCGCAGATGGCGGCCGTCAGATTCAACAGGTCGCCACGGAGGCGCCCGCAATAATTCTGCGTGGGCAGGAACCCCACATCGCCGGCCAGGGCGCCCAGGTCGCCGACGTGGTTGGCCAGGCGTTCAAGCTCGGCGGCGATTCCTCGGATGGCCTGGGCGCGCGGGGGCACGTGGGTGCTTGTGAGCGATTCCATCGCCCGGCAGTACGCCAGCATGTGCCCGACGGTGGTGTCGCCGGCGAGGGTCTCGATGTAGTGCCGCGTGCGCGGGCCGGGGCGGGCGACCAGCGCCCGCTCGATGCCGCGGTGCTGGTAACCCAGCGAAATCTCCAGGTGGTAGACCGTCTCGCCCAGGCACTGGAACCGGAAGTGCCCCGGCTCGATCACGCCGGCATGCACCGGGCCCACGGCCACCTCATGCACCTCCTCGCCCTGCATGTGGAAACAATCCGGAGCGGGAGCGGGGACGACACTGACAGACTCCGCGACAGAGCAAGAGCGGGCAGGAGAAAAGCGGATCGGTTTGAGCCAGGGGTGGCCGATCGGTTCAACGCCCCATTGCTCGAAGATCTCGCGTTCGAACCAGTGCGCTTGCGGACAATCCGGCGTCAGCGACGGGTATGCCCGCTCGGCGTCGGCGGCGATCACGCCCAACTCGGAGCGGTTGTCGAAGGCCAGCACGCAGATGAGGCGCACGCGCTCGGGTGGCGTGGCCGCCGTCTTCCCGCCGTCACGTCCCAGATCTGTCCCAAAAAACGAGGCGATGCGCGCGCCGGATTCCACCTGCGTGAGGATGGTCTCACGCAGGTCGTCAATGCTCACCAGCGGGACGCCGCTGGCGTCGAAGCACTCGCCGTTGCGGATTCTCAACAGAGGGTTGGCGTTCATCAGTGGCCTCCCGCGGCGCGCTGCAGCAGTGCGCCCAGCCAGGGCGGCATGTAGACCCCCAGCGTCAGGGCCGCTATGCACAAGACTGCCGGCGGCGCAATGGACCAGAACGGCTCACGCCGGACTGCAAGTGTCTCTGACGTGCCCGCGCCAAACACCATCGGCAGGATGATGCGCGCCATGGCCGCGAACGCCACGCCCAGCGCCGCCAGGTACGCCGCGGCCACGAAATATCGATGGTCCGCCAGCAGACCCTGAAGGATCGCCAATTCGCTCATGAACGACCCGAACGGCGGAAAGCCCGCCACGGCCAGCAGTCCGGCCAGCCACAGCACGCCGCCTGCGGGGTTGCTCTGGAGCAGCCCCTGCACCTGCGGGCAGCTCTTGGTGCGATACGACGCCAGGATGTTGCCGGCCACCAGGAACAGCATGGCCTTGATCAGCGAGTGGTTGACGGCGTGGAACATGCCTCCGACGGCCGCGGCGCCGCCGGCGCCGACGCCCAGGGCGATGATGCCCATGTTCTCGACGCTCGAATACGCCAGCATTCGTTTGAAGTCGACCTGGTGGATGATGAAGATCGCCGCCAGAGCCATCGACACCAGGCCCAGCAGCACCAGCAGCGAGCCGCTGAACTCGCCCAGGCCCGCCGCCGACGTGATGGCGTGCATGCGGAGTATCGCCAGCAAGGCGCAGTTGAGCAGCGCCCCCGACAGCAGCGCCGAGACCAGCGAGGGCGCCTCGCTGTGCGCGTCGGGCAGCCACGTGTGCATCGGCGCCAGGCCCATCTTCGTGCCGTAGCCGACCAGGCAGAGGATGAATGCGGCCTTGAGCCACGTCGGGTCGAGTGCGGCCGCGTGGGCGATCATCGACTCCATGGTCAGGTGCGCGTCCTGTCCCGCTCCGGCGACGGCCAAAAAGAAGTTGCCCAGCATCGCCAGGGCGATTCCGACCGAGCAGATCAGCAGGTACTTCCAGGTGGCCTCGAGGCTGCGGTGGTGGCGGTGGAAGTAGATCAGCGGGGCGCTGGCCAGGGTAGTGGTCTCGACGGCGACCCAGAGCAGTCCCAGGTTGCGGCTGACGGCGACCAGGCTCATCGCCGCCAGGAAGATCAGCAGGCAGGCAGTGAAGGCGGCCTGGGGGCTGTTGGTGAAGAGGAAGCCTTCCTGGTAGTCGGTCAGTTCTTCATCGCCCTGGCTGCGGAGATATCCGGCGGCGTAAAACGCGGCCGCCAGGAACAGCGCGGTGGTGATGCTCAGGAACAGCAAACCGGTGGCGTCAAGTGCGAGCCAGCCCGCGGCTGTGGGGGCCGGTTGCCAAACCCAGCACGAGGCGACCATCGCCGCCTGCGCGATGGCCGTGGTCACCAGCAGGCCGCGTCGCAGGCGGTGACGGCGCAGGATCGCACAGACCCCTCCGCTCAGCGCCGGCAGCAACAGGATGGCCCAGATCACGCCTCTACTCCTTCAGGGCCGACAGCTTGTCGGTGTCTATGTGGTCAAACTCGCGGCTGATGTGGTAGATCGCGATGCCCATCACCAGCACCGCCACCAGCACGTCCAGCAGAACGGCCATCGCCACCAGCAGCGTCTCGTTGACGGCGAAGGCCATTCCGAATGCGTTGATCCCGTTTTCCATCGTCAGGTAGCCCAGCACCTGCGTGACGGCTTTCTTGCGGCAGATGATCAGGAACAGGCCGGTGACGGCCGTGAACAGCGCCGCCGGCAGCAGCAGGCCGTTGGACGTGTCGCCCGGGACAGGCAGCGATGAGGCCACCAGCAGGCACAGGCCCAGCAGGGCCACGCCCAGCAGCAGCGAGAGATTGAACCCGACCAGCGGCTCGATCTCGCGGGACGCGCCCGACTCCCGCACCGCACGCCGCAGCAGCCACGGCAGCAGCACCGCCTTGATCACAACGCTCAGAATCACGATCAGACCGATCTGCCAATGCAGGTGCGGCCAGTTGATCGCCACGGCCGTGGCGCCGAACAGCACCGCCTGCGCCGCGACCGTCTGGATGCACGCGGCGATGCGGCTGCTGCCCAGCAGACGGAAGTTCAGCAGCATCAACAGAACGATCAGGATGTAAAGAATCGCCGGCATCGTCACCTCAGCACCAGCACCAGCGCCAGCAGCGAGAGCACCACGGCCGCCAGAAGCAGTTGGGGCACGCGCAGCATCCGCAGACGCGCCATGCCCGATTCCACCAGCCCTGCCGCCACGGCGATCGCGACCACGCCGGCGGCGCCCACCAACAGATCGCAGGCGGGCCAGGCGGTGCGGATCGGGATGGCGATGCTCGATAGCACCGCCGCGTACGCCCAGAGCTTCAGGGCCGCGCCGTATTGGATCGCCGCCAGGTCCGGACCGCCGTGATCGAGCACCATCACCTCGTGAACCATCGTCAGTTCCAGGTGCGTGTTCGGGTCGTCAAAGGGAATGCGGGAGTTTTCGGCCAGCAGCACGATGAAGACCGCTGCGGCCACCAGCAGCAGCGCCGCGGCCGCCAGAGGCGGCAGGGACGCCGGCGACAGCTCGGCCAGGATCGCACTGAGGGAGAGCTTGCCCGTCAGTGCCGCCAGCGACGCCAGCCCCAGCAGCATTGCCGGTTCGGCCAGGGCGGCGAACTGCACCTCGCGGCTGGCGCCCATGCCCTCGAACGCCGAGCCGGTGTCGAGAGCGGCCAGCACCGTTGCCAGTCGCATCAGCCCCAGCATGTACGCCAGGAGCACCAGGTCGCCACTGAAGGACGCCACCGCCGCAAGTCCGCCCAGCGGCACCACCAGCAGCGCGACGATCACCGCCGCCAGGCCCACCAGCGGGCCGGCGCGGAAGACCCACGTCGTGGTCTCGCTGTAGACGGCGCCTTTGCGCAGAAGCTTGGCCAGGTCATAGTACAACTGCAGCAGCGGCTGACCGGTCCGCCCGCCGATCTTGGCCTTGACGCGGTTGACGATGCCCAGCAGCAGCGGAGCGCCCGCCAGCGCCATCGCCAGATGAATCAGCGAGTAAAGCGTCATGGGCGGCCCCCCAGCTTCCATGCCAGCAGCACCAGCACCGTCAGGGCCACGTAGAGAACGTAAAGCTGGTTGCGCCCCTGCTGCACCCACTTGAGCCGCCCGCCCAGCC
This window contains:
- a CDS encoding NADH-quinone oxidoreductase subunit K, yielding MPAILYILIVLLMLLNFRLLGSSRIAACIQTVAAQAVLFGATAVAINWPHLHWQIGLIVILSVVIKAVLLPWLLRRAVRESGASREIEPLVGFNLSLLLGVALLGLCLLVASSLPVPGDTSNGLLLPAALFTAVTGLFLIICRKKAVTQVLGYLTMENGINAFGMAFAVNETLLVAMAVLLDVLVAVLVMGIAIYHISREFDHIDTDKLSALKE
- a CDS encoding proton-conducting transporter membrane subunit; its protein translation is MIWAILLLPALSGGVCAILRRHRLRRGLLVTTAIAQAAMVASCWVWQPAPTAAGWLALDATGLLFLSITTALFLAAAFYAAGYLRSQGDEELTDYQEGFLFTNSPQAAFTACLLIFLAAMSLVAVSRNLGLLWVAVETTTLASAPLIYFHRHHRSLEATWKYLLICSVGIALAMLGNFFLAVAGAGQDAHLTMESMIAHAAALDPTWLKAAFILCLVGYGTKMGLAPMHTWLPDAHSEAPSLVSALLSGALLNCALLAILRMHAITSAAGLGEFSGSLLVLLGLVSMALAAIFIIHQVDFKRMLAYSSVENMGIIALGVGAGGAAAVGGMFHAVNHSLIKAMLFLVAGNILASYRTKSCPQVQGLLQSNPAGGVLWLAGLLAVAGFPPFGSFMSELAILQGLLADHRYFVAAAYLAALGVAFAAMARIILPMVFGAGTSETLAVRREPFWSIAPPAVLCIAALTLGVYMPPWLGALLQRAAGGH
- a CDS encoding NADH-quinone oxidoreductase subunit H is translated as MTLYSLIHLAMALAGAPLLLGIVNRVKAKIGGRTGQPLLQLYYDLAKLLRKGAVYSETTTWVFRAGPLVGLAAVIVALLVVPLGGLAAVASFSGDLVLLAYMLGLMRLATVLAALDTGSAFEGMGASREVQFAALAEPAMLLGLASLAALTGKLSLSAILAELSPASLPPLAAAALLLVAAAVFIVLLAENSRIPFDDPNTHLELTMVHEVMVLDHGGPDLAAIQYGAALKLWAYAAVLSSIAIPIRTAWPACDLLVGAAGVVAIAVAAGLVESGMARLRMLRVPQLLLAAVVLSLLALVLVLR
- a CDS encoding NADH-quinone oxidoreductase subunit C yields the protein MNANPLLRIRNGECFDASGVPLVSIDDLRETILTQVESGARIASFFGTDLGRDGGKTAATPPERVRLICVLAFDNRSELGVIAADAERAYPSLTPDCPQAHWFEREIFEQWGVEPIGHPWLKPIRFSPARSCSVAESVSVVPAPAPDCFHMQGEEVHEVAVGPVHAGVIEPGHFRFQCLGETVYHLEISLGYQHRGIERALVARPGPRTRHYIETLAGDTTVGHMLAYCRAMESLTSTHVPPRAQAIRGIAAELERLANHVGDLGALAGDVGFLPTQNYCGRLRGDLLNLTAAICGNRFGRGLIRPGGVAWDLDHERADAMLALLEAVEKDVRSAVELMFEAPSVLARFEGTGAVSAETAEQIGLVGPAARACGLERDVRFNHAYGIYRFATLPVATWHSGDCFARAYVRWQEIQRSFEFVRDQLRALPAGAPANEPGAAATGKMVVTLVEGWRGEICHAMATDAQGRIAAYKVVDPSFHNWFGLAMALRDQQISDFPLCNKSFNLSYCGHDL